Proteins from a single region of Sphaerochaeta globosa str. Buddy:
- a CDS encoding NCS2 family permease, whose protein sequence is MEKFFKLKERKTTVKTEVMAGITTFLTMAYILAVNPGILSDAGMDFSKVFAATAIASAIATLMMALLANLPFALAPGMGLNAFLAYTVVLGMGYTWQFALTAVFVEGIIFLILTAVNIREAIVNSIPANLKRAIGVGIGLFIAFIGMQNAGIIVDGATLVSLNADWFKGAPGLAMIGLLITGVLLAYKVNGALLIGIAITTIIGIPFGITKYAGGSYIPPTPYFFPFEFANIMSIDFIVIMFTFLFVDMFDTVGTLIGCATKADMIQKDGSIPNCKEALFADAVGTTVGAILGTSTVTTFVESSAGVVEGGRTGLTALVVAILFALSLFLEPLFGSIPSAATAPALIIVGVMMMSPVKEIEWNEMTEAIPAFLTIIFMIVAYSIADGIMFGIVSFVLLKLLTKKNNEIPKMTWVVFGLFVLKIILGAL, encoded by the coding sequence CTTTCCGACGCCGGAATGGATTTCTCAAAGGTATTTGCAGCAACCGCCATTGCATCTGCAATTGCCACTCTGATGATGGCCCTGTTGGCCAACCTGCCGTTCGCCCTCGCCCCCGGCATGGGTCTGAACGCTTTCCTTGCCTATACCGTTGTGTTGGGCATGGGATATACTTGGCAGTTTGCTCTTACCGCAGTATTCGTAGAAGGTATCATCTTCTTGATTCTCACTGCTGTAAACATCCGCGAAGCAATCGTCAACAGCATCCCGGCAAACCTCAAGCGAGCAATCGGTGTTGGTATCGGCCTGTTCATCGCCTTCATCGGCATGCAGAATGCAGGTATCATCGTTGACGGCGCCACACTGGTCAGCCTCAATGCCGATTGGTTCAAGGGAGCTCCCGGTCTTGCCATGATTGGCCTTCTGATCACCGGCGTTCTGCTTGCCTACAAAGTCAACGGCGCACTCTTGATCGGTATCGCCATCACCACCATTATTGGCATTCCTTTTGGAATCACCAAGTACGCCGGTGGTTCGTATATTCCTCCCACACCCTACTTCTTCCCCTTTGAATTTGCCAACATCATGAGCATTGACTTCATCGTCATCATGTTCACCTTCCTCTTTGTTGACATGTTCGACACCGTTGGGACTCTCATCGGCTGTGCAACAAAGGCGGACATGATCCAGAAAGACGGCTCGATCCCCAACTGCAAAGAAGCCCTGTTCGCTGACGCAGTCGGAACCACCGTTGGAGCAATCCTTGGTACCTCCACCGTTACTACCTTCGTCGAATCCTCCGCTGGTGTCGTCGAAGGTGGCCGCACCGGTCTTACCGCTCTTGTTGTAGCAATTCTGTTCGCACTCTCACTGTTCCTCGAACCGTTGTTCGGCTCGATCCCCAGTGCTGCTACCGCCCCTGCCCTGATCATCGTCGGTGTTATGATGATGAGCCCGGTCAAGGAAATTGAATGGAACGAAATGACCGAAGCAATTCCGGCCTTCCTTACCATCATTTTCATGATCGTTGCATACAGCATCGCCGATGGTATCATGTTCGGTATTGTCTCATTCGTGTTGCTCAAGCTGTTGACCAAGAAGAACAATGAAATCCCGAAGATGACTTGGGTTGTATTTGGTTTGTTCGTTCTCAAGATTATTCTCGGCGCTCTCTAA
- a CDS encoding NAD-dependent epimerase: MRTNLVPLDTKKTYLVTGAAGFIGFHLTQRLLSQGCSVIGFDNLNDYYEVSLKEERLRLLACDNFYFYKADLADKKALDDIFEQHAIDYVINLAAQAGVRYSIDNPYAYLQSNLVGFLNILEACRHHTVKHLVYASSSSVYGLNSKIPYSTTDQVDHPVSLYAATKKSNELMAHAYTHLYQIPSTGLRFFTVYGPYGRPDMAYFSFAKRIMEGKGIKVYNNGDMWRDFTYVDDIIAAIERIIPNPPEPNEAKDRYKIYNIGNNKPVRLSRFVEILETCLGREATKEYLPMQSGDVYQTYADVTDLMKDFDFKPDTPLENGLASFVSWFKSYYQL, translated from the coding sequence ATGCGTACCAACTTAGTCCCCCTCGATACAAAGAAGACGTACCTAGTAACCGGTGCTGCCGGTTTTATCGGGTTTCATTTGACCCAGAGGCTGTTAAGCCAGGGGTGTAGCGTCATCGGGTTTGACAATCTGAACGACTATTACGAGGTGAGCCTTAAGGAAGAACGGCTGCGATTGCTCGCCTGTGACAACTTCTACTTCTATAAGGCTGACCTTGCCGACAAGAAAGCACTGGATGACATCTTTGAGCAGCACGCCATCGACTATGTCATCAACCTTGCCGCCCAGGCGGGAGTACGGTACAGCATCGATAATCCCTATGCATACCTGCAGTCGAACCTGGTTGGTTTTCTCAATATTCTGGAAGCTTGCCGGCACCATACGGTCAAGCATCTGGTCTATGCTTCTTCCTCTTCCGTCTATGGGCTGAACAGTAAAATCCCCTACTCCACCACTGACCAGGTCGACCATCCGGTAAGTCTGTATGCAGCAACGAAGAAATCGAATGAGCTGATGGCCCATGCCTATACCCACCTCTACCAGATTCCTTCAACCGGACTGCGCTTTTTTACCGTCTACGGTCCCTATGGCAGACCCGACATGGCCTACTTCTCCTTTGCCAAGCGCATTATGGAGGGCAAGGGCATCAAGGTGTACAACAACGGTGACATGTGGCGTGATTTTACCTATGTAGACGATATCATTGCCGCCATTGAACGAATCATTCCCAACCCACCCGAACCAAATGAAGCCAAGGATCGATACAAAATCTACAACATCGGCAACAACAAGCCGGTCAGGCTGAGCAGGTTCGTAGAAATCCTTGAAACCTGTTTAGGTAGGGAAGCAACAAAGGAATACCTGCCCATGCAAAGCGGCGATGTATACCAAACGTATGCCGATGTAACTGACTTGATGAAGGACTTTGACTTCAAGCCCGACACCCCGCTGGAAAATGGTCTGGCTTCTTTCGTCAGCTGGTTCAAGAGCTACTACCAGCTCTGA
- a CDS encoding NAD(P)/FAD-dependent oxidoreductase: MYDVIIIGGGAAGLFASANLTTTNALLLDHAQEVGKKLLITGGGMCNLTNTLPAEAFLSHFGNKQQRNFLLPALQNLPTDSVYEWFEQRGLRLLVREDGKVFPQSLDAHDVRDFLVRHSKAPIVTGVQIAAITKQDAGFLIETTSATYETKNIILATGGMSYPRTGSDGSGYELAKALGHSIVPPKPALVAVSIETYPFKHLAGNSVRNAWVSFYHNTESTAYDQRQKDVLFTHDGLSGPAILCASRLIAKQDRIKLSLITAENHSEAEQAVLRALNAPKKLIANALKETGMVSSLAQTLVEMAGIDKETTTATLDKTRRKALVQLASAMEMTVSSTKGFQSAMVTSGGVDLAQVNRKTMESNLTEGLFFCGEVLDYDGESGGFNIQAAFSTAYLAVKHLHN, from the coding sequence ATGTACGATGTAATCATCATTGGAGGCGGTGCTGCCGGCCTTTTTGCCAGTGCAAACCTCACAACAACCAATGCGCTTTTGCTCGACCACGCTCAAGAAGTGGGTAAAAAATTGCTGATCACCGGAGGGGGGATGTGCAATCTTACCAATACGCTCCCTGCTGAGGCATTTCTCTCACATTTCGGAAACAAGCAACAACGCAATTTCCTGTTGCCGGCATTACAGAACCTCCCCACGGATTCTGTATACGAATGGTTTGAACAACGTGGGCTTCGCTTGCTCGTCCGTGAGGACGGTAAAGTGTTTCCCCAGAGTCTTGATGCCCACGATGTGCGCGATTTTTTGGTCAGGCATTCCAAGGCACCTATCGTCACAGGAGTTCAGATTGCAGCCATCACCAAGCAGGACGCGGGCTTTCTGATCGAAACAACAAGCGCTACCTATGAAACAAAGAATATTATTTTGGCCACCGGGGGCATGAGTTATCCAAGAACCGGTAGTGATGGCAGTGGCTATGAACTGGCAAAAGCCTTGGGGCACAGCATCGTACCACCAAAGCCGGCTCTGGTCGCCGTCAGCATTGAAACCTACCCCTTCAAGCACCTGGCAGGAAACTCGGTACGTAATGCCTGGGTTTCTTTCTACCACAACACTGAGAGCACAGCCTATGACCAGAGGCAAAAAGACGTCCTGTTCACCCACGACGGGCTTTCAGGACCGGCAATTCTCTGCGCCTCGCGTTTGATTGCCAAGCAGGATCGTATCAAGCTTTCCCTGATCACGGCAGAGAATCACAGCGAGGCCGAACAAGCAGTCCTCAGGGCGTTGAATGCGCCCAAAAAACTTATAGCCAATGCACTGAAGGAAACAGGAATGGTTTCAAGCCTTGCACAAACATTGGTCGAAATGGCAGGCATTGATAAGGAAACCACTACCGCGACACTTGATAAGACAAGGCGAAAAGCACTGGTTCAATTGGCATCCGCCATGGAAATGACGGTATCCAGTACAAAGGGTTTCCAGTCAGCCATGGTCACCTCGGGAGGCGTGGACCTTGCACAAGTCAATCGAAAGACCATGGAGTCGAATCTCACAGAAGGTCTCTTCTTCTGTGGCGAAGTACTCGATTACGATGGAGAAAGCGGGGGCTTCAATATTCAGGCAGCTTTTTCTACTGCCTATCTTGCTGTCAAGCATCTACACAATTAG
- a CDS encoding VOC family protein, with translation MHFVWATVTVADMEESLEFYQKVVGLPLVRRVKSNEFTELAFLGTSETQIELVHRSNAEPQPMGKGISLGFAVEDLEVMIQTVKDLGLELYEGPIAPNPHVRFFYVLDPNGLKIQFVERR, from the coding sequence ATGCATTTTGTATGGGCAACAGTGACAGTGGCCGACATGGAAGAAAGTTTGGAATTCTATCAGAAGGTCGTGGGACTTCCCCTTGTAAGGCGGGTCAAGAGCAATGAGTTCACCGAACTGGCCTTTCTGGGTACATCCGAGACCCAGATTGAGTTGGTTCACCGCTCGAATGCAGAACCGCAGCCTATGGGCAAAGGCATCAGCCTTGGGTTTGCCGTCGAGGATCTTGAGGTGATGATACAGACCGTCAAGGACTTGGGTTTGGAACTCTATGAGGGACCGATCGCTCCCAATCCACACGTTCGCTTCTTCTATGTCCTTGATCCCAATGGCTTGAAAATTCAATTCGTCGAGAGGCGCTAA
- the ygeW gene encoding knotted carbamoyltransferase YgeW, which yields MKDKATIKQMIEELKTLKTDNMYLNDFFHTWKESDDEIAAVFQVAEVLRAMRENNISTKVFDSGLGISIFRDNSTRTRFSFASACNLLGLEVQDLDEKTSQIAHGETIRETANMVSFMADVIGIRDDMYIGKGHTYMKTVAEAVQDGYDDGVLEQRPTLVNLQCDIDHPTQSMADMLHVINHFGGVENLKGKKIAMTWAYSPSYGKPLSVPQGIIGLFTRFGMDVVLAHPEGYNVMADVEEVAKENAKKSGGSYKRVGSMAEAFKDADIVYPKSWAPFAVMEERTKIVEHGDQDALKALEKSCLANNAKFKDWTCTEDLMKTTKDGKALYMHCLPADISGVSCKEGEVEASVFDRYLVPLYKEASFKPYIIASMIFLSKFQNPSAKLDELLDSAAKRIK from the coding sequence ATGAAGGACAAAGCCACTATTAAGCAGATGATTGAGGAGCTTAAGACCCTCAAAACCGACAACATGTATCTCAATGACTTTTTTCATACCTGGAAGGAGTCTGATGACGAAATTGCAGCTGTGTTCCAGGTAGCGGAAGTTCTGCGTGCCATGCGCGAGAACAATATTTCCACCAAAGTGTTTGATAGTGGCCTTGGAATCTCAATATTCCGCGATAACTCCACCCGAACACGTTTCAGTTTTGCCAGCGCATGCAACCTGCTGGGTCTTGAAGTACAGGACCTGGACGAAAAGACCAGCCAGATCGCCCATGGTGAGACCATCCGCGAGACGGCCAACATGGTCAGCTTCATGGCCGACGTCATTGGTATCCGCGACGACATGTACATTGGCAAGGGCCACACCTACATGAAGACGGTTGCCGAGGCTGTCCAGGATGGCTACGACGATGGCGTTCTTGAGCAGAGACCCACCCTTGTGAACCTCCAATGCGATATCGATCATCCGACCCAGAGTATGGCTGACATGCTGCATGTCATCAATCATTTCGGTGGAGTCGAGAATCTGAAGGGCAAGAAGATTGCCATGACTTGGGCATACAGCCCCTCCTACGGTAAGCCGCTTTCCGTTCCCCAGGGAATCATTGGATTGTTCACCCGTTTTGGGATGGATGTCGTACTTGCCCACCCCGAAGGGTACAATGTAATGGCTGATGTTGAGGAAGTTGCCAAAGAGAATGCAAAGAAGAGCGGTGGTTCCTACAAGCGAGTCGGTTCCATGGCTGAGGCATTCAAGGATGCAGATATTGTCTACCCGAAGAGCTGGGCTCCCTTTGCCGTTATGGAAGAGAGGACCAAGATTGTCGAGCATGGCGACCAGGATGCTCTGAAGGCTCTTGAGAAGAGCTGTCTTGCCAACAACGCCAAGTTCAAGGATTGGACCTGCACCGAGGATTTGATGAAGACCACCAAGGACGGCAAGGCTTTGTACATGCATTGTCTTCCTGCCGACATCAGCGGCGTCTCCTGCAAGGAAGGCGAAGTTGAGGCCTCTGTGTTCGACCGCTATCTGGTTCCCCTCTACAAGGAAGCCAGTTTCAAGCCGTACATCATTGCTTCCATGATTTTCCTCTCCAAGTTCCAGAACCCCTCTGCAAAACTTGACGAGCTGCTCGATTCTGCAGCCAAGAGAATCAAATAA
- a CDS encoding molybdopterin-dependent oxidoreductase Mo/Fe-S-binding subunit yields the protein MNKIAFTVNGKNHTTTCEASEDLRSVLVRLGYTSVRDSDDREGFAGSDTIIYNDIPMYANLMLASQAEGATIRTAEGLGTSRSLNVVQQALIDAGVVQSAYNAPAAALLLTWLLERQSNPTKAQIDEVLSGIFIRDTGYEHYYLAVKLAVERMQTGSYKSEIAPSFRDELTYIGKPKGKVDGPQLVSGEPCFVEDRVLPGYYSMVVLRSPYAHAYITSIDTSEAEKMEGVIAIITHENCPDVFYMQAGQGNPEPSPHDRRLFNRKVRHVGDRVAAIVAETDEQARAARSAIKVEYEVLKPVLTVEQAMAEGAPLIHNGIVEYRAGAPKDLDEYNKTADPRDGKVIYQFPLHGDIHHNVASAAHGHIGDVEKGFKEADVVVERTYQTSQIQCTPLEPHICYAKIDGGRLVMHASTQVPYHVRRIVAWVCQIPENKIRVIKERVGGGYGSKQDILVEDLVGYATWITGKPVLYRNTREEEFIANSTRHPMRVTVKMGGKKDGSITAVYMDVRANTGPYGNHCLTVPMNACSKTLPLLKVDNMKFDVITYYTNIAPTGAYQGYGAPKGSYALMMCMAELADQLGVDYYEMAMKNKVEPGYMLEILKGLGEGREGTVVPVGSCGLDEALVRGARMIQWGKKEKSSDPDWKIGKGFAMIQQGSGLPGLDHSNAWAKLLTDGTFQIFSGGADLGTGLDTISAKMISEAFCVPLDKVTVTSGDTDSCTFDTGAYASSGTYFSGGASYKAAQDLKKNLLDEAAYQMQENAEDLVVRAPGEVYSTKTGKTLSYAKLSHDALTGTGRGQVMGKASFTTNHNSIPYGAHFAQVAVNVRTGQIKVQKFYALQDAGTPINPELALCQMYGAALKSIGHTLYEQMILDENGVCLNPTLGDYGVPMISEKPEDFKAILIDINDEAGPYGAKSISEIATNGAAPAIAIAIHDAVGVWMRNWPFTPEKILKEMGRI from the coding sequence ATGAACAAGATTGCCTTTACGGTAAACGGCAAGAACCATACGACAACCTGCGAGGCTTCTGAAGACTTGCGTTCAGTGCTTGTACGTCTGGGGTACACCAGCGTGCGGGACAGCGATGATCGAGAAGGTTTTGCTGGAAGCGACACAATTATCTATAACGACATTCCGATGTATGCCAACCTCATGCTTGCATCGCAGGCAGAAGGTGCGACTATCCGCACCGCAGAAGGCTTGGGAACAAGCAGAAGCCTCAACGTCGTTCAGCAGGCCCTTATTGATGCGGGAGTGGTGCAGAGTGCCTATAATGCTCCGGCTGCCGCTTTGCTGTTGACTTGGCTGCTCGAACGACAGAGCAATCCCACCAAGGCACAGATCGACGAGGTGCTCAGTGGCATTTTTATCCGTGATACCGGCTATGAACACTACTATCTGGCTGTCAAGCTGGCAGTGGAGCGCATGCAGACCGGTTCCTACAAAAGCGAAATCGCCCCTTCCTTCAGGGATGAGCTGACCTATATCGGCAAGCCCAAGGGGAAAGTGGATGGACCGCAGCTAGTCAGTGGTGAGCCCTGCTTCGTGGAAGACAGGGTGCTTCCTGGATATTACTCGATGGTTGTCCTGCGCAGTCCCTATGCCCATGCCTACATAACCTCGATTGATACCAGCGAAGCGGAGAAGATGGAAGGCGTAATTGCCATCATCACCCATGAGAATTGTCCTGATGTTTTCTATATGCAGGCAGGACAGGGCAATCCTGAGCCCAGTCCGCACGACCGAAGGCTCTTCAACCGCAAGGTCCGCCATGTCGGCGACCGTGTTGCCGCCATCGTTGCAGAGACCGACGAGCAGGCCCGTGCCGCACGGTCGGCAATCAAAGTGGAGTACGAGGTCCTCAAGCCTGTCTTGACGGTTGAGCAGGCTATGGCTGAAGGTGCCCCCTTGATCCACAACGGCATCGTTGAGTATCGCGCAGGGGCCCCCAAGGACTTGGACGAATACAACAAGACAGCCGACCCGAGGGATGGAAAGGTAATCTATCAGTTCCCGCTTCATGGGGATATCCATCACAACGTCGCAAGTGCCGCCCATGGGCATATCGGTGATGTCGAGAAGGGTTTCAAGGAAGCTGACGTGGTAGTGGAAAGAACCTATCAGACCAGCCAGATTCAGTGTACCCCGCTTGAACCGCATATTTGCTATGCAAAAATTGACGGTGGCAGATTGGTTATGCATGCCTCCACCCAGGTGCCTTACCATGTACGGCGCATTGTAGCCTGGGTATGCCAGATTCCCGAGAACAAGATCCGTGTCATCAAGGAACGAGTTGGTGGCGGATACGGCAGCAAGCAGGATATCTTGGTTGAGGATTTGGTTGGGTATGCCACATGGATCACCGGCAAGCCGGTTCTTTACCGAAATACCCGGGAGGAGGAGTTCATTGCAAACTCCACCCGCCACCCGATGCGTGTTACGGTGAAGATGGGCGGCAAGAAGGATGGCTCCATTACTGCAGTGTACATGGATGTCCGTGCAAATACCGGACCCTACGGCAACCATTGCCTCACCGTCCCGATGAATGCATGTTCAAAGACGCTTCCTCTGTTGAAAGTCGACAACATGAAGTTCGATGTCATTACGTACTATACCAACATCGCTCCGACCGGTGCCTATCAGGGCTACGGCGCCCCGAAGGGCAGCTATGCCCTGATGATGTGCATGGCAGAGCTTGCCGACCAACTGGGTGTTGACTACTACGAGATGGCCATGAAGAACAAAGTCGAACCCGGGTACATGCTTGAAATCCTCAAGGGCTTGGGTGAAGGTCGTGAGGGCACGGTTGTTCCCGTTGGTTCCTGCGGTCTTGATGAAGCGTTGGTGAGGGGTGCTCGGATGATACAGTGGGGCAAGAAGGAGAAATCGAGCGATCCCGACTGGAAGATCGGCAAAGGCTTTGCCATGATTCAGCAGGGAAGCGGACTTCCCGGCCTCGACCACTCCAATGCATGGGCCAAGCTTCTGACCGACGGGACCTTCCAGATTTTCAGCGGTGGTGCAGACCTTGGAACCGGATTGGATACCATCAGTGCCAAAATGATCAGCGAGGCTTTCTGCGTACCCCTGGACAAGGTGACGGTAACCAGTGGCGATACAGACAGTTGTACATTCGACACCGGTGCCTATGCGTCCAGTGGAACCTACTTCAGTGGTGGGGCATCATACAAGGCTGCCCAGGATTTGAAGAAGAACCTGCTCGATGAGGCTGCCTACCAAATGCAGGAGAACGCCGAGGATTTGGTCGTCCGTGCTCCGGGTGAGGTGTATAGCACCAAGACGGGCAAGACGCTCAGCTATGCAAAACTCAGCCACGATGCACTTACCGGTACCGGGCGTGGTCAGGTGATGGGAAAGGCTTCCTTCACCACAAACCACAACTCCATTCCCTATGGAGCACATTTTGCCCAGGTCGCCGTCAATGTGCGTACAGGACAAATCAAGGTGCAGAAGTTCTACGCCTTGCAGGATGCGGGAACCCCGATCAACCCGGAACTTGCACTCTGCCAGATGTATGGTGCGGCTCTCAAGTCCATCGGTCATACGCTCTACGAACAGATGATTTTGGATGAGAATGGTGTGTGCCTCAATCCCACGCTTGGTGATTACGGTGTTCCGATGATCAGTGAGAAGCCCGAGGATTTCAAGGCGATCCTGATCGATATCAATGATGAGGCCGGCCCCTATGGAGCCAAATCCATCAGTGAAATCGCCACCAACGGAGCAGCGCCCGCCATAGCCATCGCAATCCATGATGCAGTAGGTGTCTGGATGCGAAATTGGCCCTTTACACCGGAGAAAATCCTGAAGGAGATGGGAAGAATCTAG
- a CDS encoding FAD binding domain-containing protein, with amino-acid sequence MIQEFLIATDTEDALRLKRNKAKSVWYAGGTEINRLNSGVEAKIAISLAKLDLNTITDEGSTIRIGSMVTFQQLIESDLVPQWLKDAALTCGSFTRRNMATIGGNLSLMSDHSYLCAALLASRCRLLTANLTEGGAYSEDNIPIREYHTYHQQFSGTLLLAVSLSKDVRFVASKRYATSVQNRSAVHVGFGATLNSEQVIDHVRVFAAVHGSGVQRLSDVENAIENGELTSRSDVQLAVQHAVKAIDDSVGSAEYKRYIASEGIGQLFADFLKGGAK; translated from the coding sequence ATGATTCAAGAATTTCTCATTGCAACGGATACAGAAGATGCCCTTAGACTGAAGCGCAACAAAGCCAAAAGCGTATGGTATGCCGGAGGGACGGAGATCAACCGGCTCAATTCAGGCGTAGAGGCAAAGATTGCCATAAGCCTTGCGAAGCTGGATTTGAATACCATCACCGATGAAGGTTCCACCATTCGCATCGGCAGCATGGTGACGTTTCAGCAACTCATCGAATCGGATCTGGTTCCCCAGTGGCTGAAGGATGCTGCCTTGACCTGTGGGTCCTTTACCCGCAGGAATATGGCCACCATCGGAGGCAATCTTTCACTGATGAGTGATCACTCCTATTTGTGTGCTGCTTTGCTTGCCTCACGTTGTCGCCTGCTTACGGCAAACCTCACAGAAGGCGGGGCGTACAGCGAAGATAATATTCCCATCAGGGAATATCATACGTATCATCAGCAATTCAGCGGAACGCTCCTTTTGGCTGTAAGTCTTTCCAAGGATGTGCGCTTTGTAGCCTCCAAGCGATATGCAACCAGTGTGCAGAATCGCAGTGCCGTGCATGTAGGATTCGGGGCAACCCTCAACAGTGAGCAAGTCATCGACCATGTACGGGTGTTTGCCGCTGTCCATGGAAGTGGAGTGCAACGCCTCAGTGATGTGGAGAATGCCATCGAAAACGGAGAGTTGACGAGTCGCTCGGATGTCCAGCTGGCTGTGCAACATGCAGTGAAGGCCATCGACGACAGCGTCGGCAGCGCAGAATACAAACGATATATCGCCAGCGAAGGCATCGGCCAGCTCTTTGCCGATTTCCTGAAAGGAGGCGCGAAATGA
- a CDS encoding 8-oxoguanine deaminase yields the protein MSSSLLLKNIYCLQPTFDGPQYHGADLLIVGNKVEAIAPNGNLQATGKVRTIDCSKHVVIPGLVNTHHHFYQTLTRNHPAVQNAKLFDWLKFLYEVWKYVDEDAVYHSSLLAMAELMKTGCTLTTDHHYLYPRSFKGDLMGLQFEAADTLGMRFSPTRGSMSLSKKDGGLPPDSVVQTEDEILRDSERCIKTYHDGAPDAMHKIALAPCSPFSVTKSLMKDTATLARQYGVRLHTHLCETYDEADFCQQMYGMRPVALMQECGLIGEDVWYAHGIHFNDEELKILQQTKTHIAHCPSSNMRLGSGICRVKEMLEMGINVAVAVDGSASNDSSDMLAEVRQTMLLQRVRYGSDALTASQAFSMASENGAKLLNFGKVGRLEKGWAADLAIFDVSTLPYAGSQSDPVASLLFCGTNHNTDYTIINGKVVVDHGQLVGYDEQELAQKANAISKRMMEQAGRGEVV from the coding sequence ATGAGTTCCTCGCTTCTATTGAAAAATATCTATTGCCTCCAACCCACGTTCGACGGACCACAGTATCATGGTGCCGACCTTTTGATCGTAGGGAATAAAGTAGAGGCGATTGCCCCCAACGGGAATCTGCAAGCTACAGGAAAAGTGCGTACGATCGATTGTTCCAAGCATGTGGTAATTCCCGGCTTGGTGAACACCCATCATCATTTTTACCAAACACTTACCCGCAATCATCCTGCAGTTCAGAATGCAAAACTTTTCGATTGGTTGAAGTTCCTCTATGAGGTTTGGAAATACGTCGATGAGGATGCAGTGTATCACTCATCCCTCTTGGCTATGGCCGAGCTGATGAAAACGGGATGCACCCTTACCACCGATCATCATTATTTATATCCCCGCTCCTTCAAGGGTGACTTGATGGGTCTGCAGTTTGAAGCTGCCGATACGCTGGGCATGCGTTTCAGCCCCACCCGTGGTTCGATGAGCCTGAGCAAGAAAGATGGCGGGCTTCCTCCCGATAGTGTTGTGCAGACTGAAGACGAGATTTTGCGTGACAGTGAACGTTGCATCAAGACCTATCACGATGGTGCACCTGATGCCATGCATAAAATTGCCCTGGCTCCCTGCAGCCCCTTCAGTGTCACCAAGAGTCTGATGAAAGACACTGCCACGCTGGCACGTCAATATGGTGTGCGCCTGCATACCCACCTCTGTGAAACCTATGATGAAGCGGACTTCTGCCAACAGATGTATGGCATGAGACCGGTTGCCTTGATGCAGGAGTGCGGTCTCATCGGAGAGGATGTGTGGTATGCCCACGGTATTCACTTCAATGATGAGGAGCTGAAAATCCTTCAGCAGACCAAGACTCATATCGCACACTGTCCTTCTTCCAATATGCGACTTGGCAGCGGCATTTGCCGGGTCAAGGAGATGTTGGAAATGGGCATCAATGTTGCGGTTGCCGTCGACGGTAGTGCAAGCAACGACAGTTCCGACATGCTTGCTGAAGTTCGCCAGACCATGCTGCTGCAGAGAGTCCGCTATGGCTCTGATGCGCTGACTGCCAGCCAGGCTTTCAGCATGGCAAGCGAGAACGGTGCCAAGTTGCTTAACTTTGGAAAGGTCGGAAGACTGGAGAAAGGATGGGCTGCCGACTTGGCAATTTTTGATGTGTCCACACTTCCGTATGCAGGAAGCCAGAGCGATCCTGTGGCCAGTCTGCTGTTCTGCGGAACCAACCATAATACAGATTACACAATCATCAATGGAAAAGTGGTAGTCGACCATGGCCAATTGGTCGGGTATGACGAACAGGAGCTTGCACAGAAAGCGAATGCGATCAGCAAGCGGATGATGGAACAAGCTGGTAGAGGAGAAGTCGTATGA